From a region of the Geothrix sp. 21YS21S-2 genome:
- a CDS encoding carbohydrate kinase family protein, with product MAADVVVVGNVGIDTNVYLPGRDIDFKVEANFTLDLDYVGQAGGYTSRGYARLGLATAFIGCVGDDFSGRFIREELAGDGIDLRGLFLDPEGTSRSVNLMSLDGRRKNFYDGKGHMDLRPDLELCRRILKGARLAHFHLPNWARGLLPAARQEGLVVACDLQDVVGLDDPYRQDFINGSDILFLSAANHRSPGPLIRALLARNPRQIVISGMGAKGCALGAAGKVRYFPPVASDLPVVDTNGAGDGLAVGFLASHVLEGRPLEESVLRGQIAARWTCAQKASTGSLITREQLERAFREL from the coding sequence ATGGCAGCGGATGTGGTCGTCGTTGGCAACGTCGGCATCGACACGAACGTCTATCTTCCCGGCAGGGACATCGACTTCAAGGTCGAGGCCAACTTCACCCTGGACCTGGACTACGTGGGGCAGGCGGGGGGCTACACCTCCCGCGGCTACGCGCGGCTGGGCCTGGCCACGGCCTTCATCGGGTGCGTGGGGGACGACTTCAGCGGGCGCTTCATCCGCGAGGAACTCGCCGGGGACGGCATCGACCTGCGCGGGCTCTTCCTGGACCCCGAGGGCACCAGCCGCAGCGTCAACCTCATGAGCCTCGACGGCCGGCGCAAGAACTTCTACGACGGCAAGGGCCACATGGACCTGCGGCCGGACCTGGAGCTCTGCCGGCGGATCCTCAAGGGGGCGCGCCTCGCCCACTTCCACCTGCCCAACTGGGCCCGCGGGCTCCTGCCCGCGGCCCGGCAGGAGGGCCTGGTGGTGGCCTGCGACCTGCAGGACGTGGTGGGCCTGGACGACCCCTACCGCCAGGACTTCATCAACGGGTCCGACATCCTCTTCCTCTCCGCGGCCAACCATCGAAGCCCCGGGCCCCTCATCCGCGCCCTGCTGGCCCGGAACCCGCGGCAGATCGTCATCTCGGGCATGGGGGCCAAGGGCTGCGCCCTGGGCGCGGCGGGCAAGGTGCGGTACTTCCCCCCCGTGGCCTCGGACCTGCCCGTCGTGGACACCAACGGCGCCGGGGACGGGCTGGCGGTGGGGTTCCTGGCGAGCCATGTGCTCGAGGGGCGGCCGCTGGAGGAGTCGGTGCTCCGGGGCCAGATCGCGGCGCGGTGGACCTGCGCCCAGAAGGCCAGCACCGGCTCCCTCATCACGCGGGAGCAGCTGGAGCGGGCCTTCCGGGAGCTGTGA
- a CDS encoding nitronate monooxygenase family protein — MTRRRTFQSFGADTPVFFQGWHPFSTDALAAAFAGAGGVGVIRMPAFPDTEALLKRLAELRQGGELGLDFRGVLGDFSTRMETAAQNLAAFVMHGSEILPERLEALRAWGLPRVVEVRDEDEAVLAEAQGASALLAAEGEGLSDRLRRMIRSTNLPCFAPVGAEGEGRVLLSEGAAGLQLRTPALLREGAADFLASFRKRLAEVMGEPALENLVDHPAPELPRLRIRNLDIPYPVIQGGMGIGVSWDRLAGNVARCGCIGIVSAIGTGYRYPEVSNSVQGRPLQAENLNSTPALKRILRSALEIAGGHGAVGVNILCAINEYERVVRDSVEAGAQLIISGAGLPLSLPEYVGDADVALVPIVSSARALKLICKTWQRKFNRLPDAVVLEGPESGGHQGFSLEQCADPAFSLDALLASVIQERDQWGDFPVIAAGGVWDREDIDRLMAKGAGGVQMATRFIGTFECDAHLNFKGVILKADKDTIALHGSPVGMPARGVKTALHRRIAEGVAPRIKCISNCVSPCEHGKGAERVGYCIADSLGDAWGGDTESGLFFTGSNGWKLNELVHVRDLIGEITQDYGLTRLQE; from the coding sequence ATGACCAGACGCAGAACTTTCCAGTCCTTCGGGGCGGATACTCCAGTGTTCTTCCAGGGGTGGCATCCCTTCTCCACCGATGCCCTGGCGGCCGCCTTCGCGGGCGCCGGAGGGGTGGGGGTGATCCGCATGCCCGCCTTCCCCGACACCGAGGCCCTGCTCAAGCGCCTGGCCGAATTGCGCCAGGGCGGGGAACTGGGCCTGGACTTCCGGGGCGTCCTGGGGGACTTCTCCACCCGGATGGAAACCGCCGCCCAGAACCTGGCCGCCTTCGTCATGCACGGATCGGAAATCCTCCCCGAGCGCCTGGAGGCCCTGCGGGCCTGGGGCCTGCCGAGGGTGGTGGAGGTGCGGGACGAGGACGAGGCCGTGCTGGCCGAGGCCCAGGGTGCGTCCGCCCTCCTCGCGGCCGAAGGCGAAGGGCTTTCCGACCGGCTCCGCCGCATGATCCGCTCCACGAACCTTCCCTGCTTCGCGCCCGTGGGCGCCGAGGGGGAGGGCCGGGTCCTGCTCTCCGAGGGCGCCGCCGGCCTCCAGCTGAGGACCCCCGCGCTCCTGCGGGAAGGGGCGGCCGATTTCCTGGCCTCCTTCCGCAAGCGCCTGGCCGAGGTCATGGGCGAGCCCGCCCTCGAGAACCTGGTGGACCACCCCGCCCCCGAACTTCCGCGCCTTCGCATCCGGAACCTGGACATCCCCTACCCGGTCATCCAGGGCGGCATGGGCATCGGCGTGAGCTGGGACCGCCTGGCGGGCAACGTGGCCCGCTGCGGCTGCATCGGCATCGTCTCGGCCATCGGCACCGGGTACCGGTACCCGGAGGTCTCCAACTCCGTGCAGGGCCGGCCCCTCCAGGCCGAGAACCTCAACAGCACCCCGGCCCTCAAGCGGATCCTGCGCAGCGCCCTGGAAATCGCCGGCGGCCACGGCGCGGTTGGCGTGAACATCCTGTGCGCCATCAACGAATATGAACGCGTGGTACGGGACTCGGTGGAAGCCGGGGCCCAGCTCATCATCTCCGGGGCCGGCCTGCCCCTGTCCCTGCCCGAGTACGTGGGCGACGCCGACGTGGCCCTGGTGCCCATCGTCTCGTCGGCCCGGGCCCTGAAGCTCATCTGCAAGACCTGGCAGCGCAAGTTCAACCGCCTCCCGGACGCCGTGGTGCTGGAAGGTCCCGAATCCGGCGGCCACCAGGGATTCTCCCTGGAGCAGTGCGCGGACCCGGCCTTCAGCCTCGACGCGCTCCTGGCCTCGGTCATCCAGGAGCGGGACCAGTGGGGCGACTTCCCCGTCATCGCCGCCGGCGGCGTGTGGGACCGGGAGGACATCGACCGCCTCATGGCGAAGGGCGCCGGCGGAGTCCAGATGGCCACGCGGTTCATCGGCACCTTCGAGTGCGACGCCCACCTCAACTTCAAGGGCGTGATCCTCAAGGCCGACAAGGACACCATCGCGCTGCACGGGTCCCCCGTGGGCATGCCGGCCCGGGGCGTCAAGACCGCCCTCCACCGCCGCATCGCCGAGGGCGTCGCCCCCCGCATCAAGTGCATCAGCAACTGCGTCTCCCCGTGCGAGCACGGCAAGGGCGCCGAGCGCGTGGGCTACTGCATCGCCGACAGCCTCGGGGACGCCTGGGGCGGGGACACGGAGTCCGGGCTCTTCTTCACCGGGAGCAACGGCTGGAAGCTCAACGAGCTTGTCCACGTGCGGGACCTCATCGGCGAGATCACCCAGGACTATGGTCTGACGCGCCTGCAGGAATAG
- the motA gene encoding flagellar motor stator protein MotA, with protein MFFIIGLVVVIGAVMAGYLMEGGKIHVLLEPLPAEGTILFGAAIGAFLAGNTMNTIKSVVANIAKPLKGSKYTKAVYMESLMLQYEVYVNIKKGGLLALEQDVNDPHSSNIFKKYPAVMHDHHAMDFFCDSMKLLINGSAKIDEIDQVMDMDLDVHHAESAAPGAAVGVMADGFPAFGICACVMGVVITMGFLDQPPNVIGGKVGSALVGTFLGIFLAYGVFQPLSKNIDQVLAAEGAFFNALRAGLVAFGNGAAPVTAVEFARRNIPSPERPGSQELEEVVRQIKPR; from the coding sequence ATGTTTTTCATAATCGGTCTGGTTGTGGTTATCGGGGCCGTCATGGCCGGTTATCTCATGGAGGGAGGTAAGATCCACGTCCTCCTCGAGCCGCTGCCCGCCGAAGGCACCATCCTGTTCGGGGCGGCCATCGGCGCCTTCCTGGCCGGCAACACCATGAACACCATCAAGTCCGTGGTCGCCAACATCGCCAAACCTCTCAAAGGCAGCAAATACACCAAGGCCGTGTACATGGAGTCCCTGATGCTCCAGTACGAGGTCTACGTGAACATCAAGAAGGGCGGCCTGCTCGCCCTGGAGCAGGACGTCAACGACCCCCACAGCTCCAACATCTTCAAGAAGTACCCGGCCGTGATGCACGACCACCACGCCATGGATTTCTTCTGCGACTCCATGAAGCTCCTTATTAATGGTTCAGCCAAGATCGACGAGATCGATCAGGTCATGGATATGGATCTTGACGTGCATCACGCCGAATCCGCCGCCCCGGGCGCAGCGGTCGGGGTCATGGCCGACGGGTTTCCCGCCTTCGGCATCTGCGCCTGCGTCATGGGCGTGGTGATCACCATGGGCTTCCTGGACCAGCCCCCCAACGTCATCGGCGGCAAGGTCGGCTCGGCCCTGGTGGGCACCTTCCTGGGCATCTTCCTGGCCTACGGCGTCTTCCAGCCCCTGTCCAAGAACATCGACCAGGTGCTGGCCGCCGAGGGCGCCTTCTTCAACGCCCTGCGCGCGGGCCTGGTGGCCTTCGGCAACGGCGCGGCCCCGGTCACCGCCGTGGAGTTCGCCCGCCGCAACATCCCCTCCCCCGAGCGCCCCGGCTCCCAGGAACTGGAAGAAGTGGTCCGCCAGATCAAGCCCCGGTAA
- a CDS encoding flagellar motor protein MotB gives MAEQQPEVKIKFVKKKGGHAAAHGGAWKVAYADLVTALMAFFLLMWLLASASSNTKAGIAGSFQDPNFFNTEKGKAIMEAYKMEKSGILPGGRGMKEGTGDGGSGPEAVIIEEDSGEKERKTMEETAQTIDKAFREDKLLQAFSNQISFEFTAEGLRIQVQDRAAQVLFDSGSATLKPYTLAILKEIAQELGKLPNHILIGGHTDAVQYPNQAYTNWELSADRANSARRVLESSGLRAGQVQRVTGYAATQPLEDKDPKDPQNRRISIVVLSSATEKAETERQKVVPPRKK, from the coding sequence ATGGCCGAGCAGCAGCCCGAAGTAAAAATCAAGTTCGTCAAGAAGAAGGGCGGCCACGCCGCTGCCCACGGCGGCGCCTGGAAGGTGGCCTACGCCGACCTGGTCACCGCCCTCATGGCCTTCTTCCTCCTCATGTGGCTGCTGGCCAGCGCCTCCTCCAACACCAAGGCCGGCATCGCCGGCAGCTTCCAGGATCCCAACTTCTTCAACACGGAGAAGGGCAAGGCCATCATGGAAGCGTACAAGATGGAGAAATCCGGCATCCTCCCCGGAGGCCGCGGCATGAAGGAGGGCACGGGGGACGGGGGCAGCGGCCCCGAGGCCGTGATCATCGAGGAGGACTCCGGCGAGAAGGAACGCAAGACCATGGAGGAGACGGCCCAGACCATCGACAAGGCCTTCCGGGAGGACAAGCTCCTCCAGGCCTTCTCCAACCAGATCTCGTTCGAGTTCACCGCGGAGGGCCTGCGCATCCAGGTGCAGGACCGCGCCGCCCAGGTGCTCTTCGACTCAGGCTCGGCCACCCTCAAGCCGTACACCCTGGCCATCCTCAAGGAGATCGCCCAGGAGCTGGGCAAGCTCCCCAACCACATCCTCATCGGGGGCCACACGGACGCCGTGCAGTACCCCAACCAGGCCTACACGAACTGGGAGCTGAGCGCCGACCGCGCCAACTCCGCCCGGCGTGTCCTGGAGTCCTCGGGCCTGCGCGCGGGCCAGGTGCAGCGCGTCACCGGCTACGCCGCCACCCAGCCCCTGGAGGACAAGGATCCCAAGGACCCCCAGAACCGGCGCATCTCCATCGTCGTGCTGTCGAGCGCCACCGAGAAGGCCGAGACCGAACGGCAGAAGGTCGTTCCGCCCAGGAAGAAGTAG
- a CDS encoding C10 family peptidase yields MRLLPPRSRFTALGFLLAAGTAALAAPVTATQAGIAAGAWLQRTPRPLETPLQAGLAGIESHVDTDGRILFHQVKLDGGGFLVLAPDDTLEPVIAFAARGSLEPDPENHLFLMLQRDLRTRLDVMVKARDAKGPGLVEAAASKAQSRWKTLLGTSGMLASSVGSVPDVRVAPLVGSTWNQGKAGGKVTFNYFTPSYSVCGCVATSMAQLMRFHQWPTAGIGVKSFKVTVDSATQFLNTRGGDGQGGPYAWASMPLKPSTSTTDAERQMIGSLCYDAGLSVNMSYTSTSSSANALLIDNALRDTFKFANAINGYRWDGTDLLEMTGNGLTRMVQPNLDAGYPVLLGIEGDGGHSIVCDGYGYNGATIYHHLNLGWGGSEDAWYNLPAIGTDYNFNLIDLITYNVFPQGAGEILSGRVTDGSGNPVAGVTVTDGILSSTTGATGIYALKGIAPGATTVTAAKTGLAFPQAVLVHEDVSQDGATTGNIWGVDLVQGTGATPVVSPQPVAQSAKLGGSATFTAGAVGLGPLHFQWTKNGTAVGTDSPVYTLAAAAATDDQAAIGLKVTGSQGTADSVPVPLSVVRLFNGDFESGSKGWNLWDDSVVLADGAYAEVTPHGGARWLCIGDWSAPCTDFAMQDIELPASGTMDLAFWAGIANKASTPAAATNLFKVMVLDTGGNTLATLRTLDNTSAAVDGTGKVVWVPYGPYSLAAWKGQTVRLRIESVQPGAANTGTVFAIDDVTLTLGASGPAAALAQGPRTIATGGQASFSATVTGFTADNRVDWTVSPAYGAFSAARTAGDGTATLFTAGAAAGTCTVTATPVETGAAASTTLALVDPAAVTVGLAPLAPTAILGQAVAFASTVTPLTDASVTWTATGGTFSATGGTTATWSSASPGTYTVTATSNGAPSRSASATVQVVDLGALALAVTPPAATLRPGGTATFTASGDLGFGVDWTLTAPATHADAGLASTVTAPAAVPLATTTYTLTATHKLAPAVKATAVVTVKGLDLDGDGALGLSDLLAFAGQWGRNPASPANFKGSGTVDDTDLATLLTQLQ; encoded by the coding sequence ATGCGACTGCTGCCCCCCCGTTCCCGTTTCACGGCCCTGGGGTTTCTCCTGGCCGCAGGCACCGCCGCCCTGGCCGCCCCGGTCACCGCGACCCAGGCCGGCATCGCCGCCGGCGCCTGGCTCCAGCGCACCCCCAGACCCCTTGAGACCCCGCTGCAGGCCGGACTCGCCGGCATCGAGAGCCACGTGGACACCGACGGCCGGATCCTCTTCCACCAGGTGAAACTGGACGGCGGTGGATTTCTCGTCCTGGCCCCCGACGACACGCTGGAGCCCGTCATCGCCTTCGCCGCCCGGGGCAGCCTGGAACCGGACCCCGAGAACCACCTGTTCCTGATGCTCCAGCGGGACCTCCGCACCCGTCTCGACGTGATGGTCAAGGCCCGCGACGCCAAGGGCCCCGGCCTCGTGGAAGCCGCAGCCAGCAAGGCCCAGTCCCGGTGGAAGACCCTCCTGGGAACCTCCGGCATGCTCGCCTCTTCCGTGGGCAGCGTCCCGGACGTGCGGGTGGCGCCCCTGGTGGGCAGCACCTGGAACCAGGGCAAGGCCGGCGGGAAGGTCACGTTCAACTATTTCACCCCGTCCTACAGCGTCTGCGGCTGCGTGGCCACCTCCATGGCCCAGCTCATGCGCTTCCACCAGTGGCCCACCGCCGGCATCGGGGTGAAGAGCTTCAAGGTCACCGTGGATTCCGCGACGCAGTTCCTGAACACCCGCGGCGGGGACGGACAGGGCGGCCCCTACGCCTGGGCCTCCATGCCCCTGAAACCCTCCACGTCGACGACCGACGCCGAGCGCCAGATGATCGGCTCCCTGTGCTACGACGCGGGCCTTTCCGTGAACATGTCCTACACCAGCACCAGCTCCAGCGCCAACGCGCTGCTGATCGACAACGCCCTCCGGGACACCTTCAAGTTCGCCAACGCCATCAACGGCTACCGGTGGGACGGCACGGACCTCCTGGAAATGACCGGCAACGGCCTCACCCGGATGGTCCAGCCCAACCTGGACGCCGGCTACCCCGTGCTGCTCGGCATCGAAGGCGACGGCGGGCACAGCATCGTCTGCGATGGTTACGGGTACAACGGCGCCACCATCTACCACCACCTCAACCTGGGCTGGGGCGGCAGCGAGGATGCCTGGTACAACCTCCCGGCCATCGGCACCGACTACAATTTCAACCTGATCGACCTCATCACCTACAACGTCTTTCCGCAAGGGGCCGGGGAGATCCTCAGCGGGCGGGTCACTGACGGTTCCGGGAACCCCGTCGCCGGCGTGACCGTCACCGACGGCATCCTCAGCAGCACCACCGGCGCCACGGGCATCTATGCCCTGAAGGGGATCGCCCCGGGCGCCACCACCGTCACCGCGGCCAAGACAGGGCTCGCCTTTCCCCAGGCCGTCCTCGTGCATGAAGACGTGTCCCAGGATGGAGCCACCACCGGCAACATCTGGGGCGTCGACCTGGTCCAGGGCACAGGCGCCACTCCCGTGGTGTCGCCGCAGCCTGTGGCGCAGAGCGCGAAGCTGGGCGGCTCCGCGACCTTCACCGCCGGTGCCGTCGGCCTGGGCCCCCTGCACTTCCAGTGGACCAAGAACGGCACCGCCGTGGGCACCGACAGCCCGGTGTACACCCTGGCCGCCGCCGCGGCCACCGACGACCAGGCCGCCATCGGCCTGAAGGTCACCGGCTCCCAGGGCACCGCCGACAGCGTCCCCGTGCCCCTGAGCGTGGTGCGGCTCTTCAACGGCGACTTCGAAAGCGGCAGCAAGGGCTGGAACCTCTGGGACGACAGCGTCGTCCTGGCCGACGGCGCCTACGCCGAAGTGACGCCCCACGGCGGCGCCAGGTGGCTCTGCATCGGCGACTGGTCCGCGCCCTGCACCGACTTCGCCATGCAGGACATCGAACTCCCCGCCTCGGGCACCATGGACCTCGCCTTCTGGGCGGGCATCGCCAACAAGGCCTCCACCCCTGCCGCCGCCACCAACCTCTTCAAGGTGATGGTCCTGGACACGGGCGGGAACACCCTGGCCACCCTCAGGACCCTGGACAACACCTCGGCCGCCGTGGACGGCACCGGCAAGGTGGTGTGGGTTCCCTACGGCCCCTACAGCCTCGCGGCGTGGAAGGGGCAGACCGTGCGCCTGCGCATCGAGTCCGTACAGCCCGGGGCCGCCAACACGGGCACCGTCTTCGCCATCGACGACGTGACCCTGACCCTGGGCGCCTCGGGCCCCGCCGCCGCCCTGGCCCAGGGCCCCCGCACCATCGCCACGGGAGGCCAGGCCTCCTTCTCCGCCACGGTCACCGGCTTCACCGCCGACAACCGGGTGGACTGGACCGTGAGCCCGGCCTACGGCGCCTTCAGCGCGGCGCGCACCGCCGGGGACGGCACCGCCACCCTCTTCACGGCGGGCGCGGCAGCGGGAACCTGCACCGTCACGGCCACCCCCGTGGAGACCGGGGCCGCGGCCAGCACGACCCTGGCCCTGGTGGACCCGGCCGCCGTCACCGTGGGCCTGGCGCCCCTGGCTCCCACGGCGATCCTCGGGCAGGCCGTCGCCTTCGCCTCGACCGTCACCCCCCTCACCGACGCGTCGGTGACCTGGACCGCCACCGGCGGGACCTTCAGCGCCACCGGCGGCACCACGGCGACGTGGTCGTCGGCCTCGCCGGGAACCTACACCGTCACCGCCACCAGCAACGGCGCGCCCTCCCGGTCCGCCTCCGCCACCGTGCAGGTCGTGGACCTGGGCGCCCTCGCCCTGGCCGTGACGCCTCCGGCCGCCACCCTGCGCCCGGGCGGGACCGCCACCTTCACCGCCTCCGGCGACCTGGGCTTCGGCGTGGACTGGACCCTCACGGCTCCCGCCACCCACGCCGACGCGGGCCTCGCCTCCACGGTCACCGCCCCCGCCGCCGTGCCCCTGGCCACCACCACCTATACCCTCACCGCCACCCACAAGCTCGCCCCCGCGGTCAAGGCCACCGCGGTGGTCACGGTCAAGGGGCTGGACCTGGACGGCGACGGCGCCCTGGGCCTTTCCGACCTGCTGGCCTTCGCCGGGCAGTGGGGGAGGAACCCCGCCAGCCCCGCCAACTTCAAGGGCAGCGGCACGGTGGACGACACCGACCTGGCCACCCTCCTGACCCAGCTGCAGTGA
- a CDS encoding putative quinol monooxygenase, whose translation MTQVVLAALFTARHGCGAALEAEAARIVGPTRAEPGCLRYELHRDPGNPGVIAYLETWADAGALEAHRRSPHVQAWRAAAADLIASRDVRTLEPLGMPGPMAAGPLAVLAFVTARPGCEAALAAELGSMVPPTRLEPGCLRYDLHRDPANPASLAFLESWESRGALAAHMATPAFRASRDRQKDLVEAVEIHVLEPV comes from the coding sequence ATGACCCAGGTCGTCCTCGCAGCCCTGTTCACCGCGCGCCACGGCTGCGGAGCCGCCCTGGAGGCGGAGGCCGCGCGGATCGTGGGCCCCACCCGTGCCGAGCCGGGCTGCCTGCGCTACGAGCTCCACCGCGACCCCGGGAACCCCGGCGTCATCGCCTACCTTGAGACCTGGGCGGACGCAGGGGCCCTGGAGGCCCACCGCAGGAGCCCCCACGTTCAGGCCTGGCGCGCCGCCGCGGCCGACCTCATCGCCTCTCGCGACGTGCGCACCCTGGAGCCGCTGGGCATGCCCGGCCCCATGGCCGCGGGGCCCCTGGCGGTCCTCGCCTTCGTCACCGCCCGCCCCGGCTGCGAAGCCGCCCTGGCCGCCGAGCTCGGCAGCATGGTGCCCCCCACCCGCCTGGAGCCGGGCTGCCTTCGGTACGACCTCCACCGCGACCCGGCCAACCCCGCCAGCCTGGCCTTCCTGGAATCCTGGGAGAGCCGCGGCGCCCTGGCGGCCCACATGGCCACGCCCGCCTTCCGCGCCTCCCGGGACCGCCAGAAGGACCTGGTGGAGGCCGTGGAGATCCATGTGCTGGAACCCGTGTAG
- a CDS encoding GNAT family N-acetyltransferase: MGRISRFLDDLLRLRKEQGVMAALHHLRQRISYVSETLLFERYATGAAHVLPEGMRAITVHSEEDPGLDLLRRSGGELNPGYFRRSAVAGVLCVGDEAVGHRWEFPYSPLARHLGPNATYFGKAFVRPEFRGKGYNRELLRFMEGRLPKGTRILMEVDPANVSSQRSLLRAGSTLVGTLQVITIFTILVRVRIRPAA; encoded by the coding sequence GTGGGTAGGATTTCCCGCTTCCTGGACGACCTCCTCCGCCTGCGGAAGGAGCAGGGGGTCATGGCGGCGCTGCACCACCTCCGCCAGCGGATTTCCTACGTGTCCGAGACCCTTCTGTTCGAACGGTACGCAACCGGCGCCGCCCATGTGCTCCCGGAGGGCATGCGCGCGATCACGGTGCATTCCGAGGAGGATCCGGGCCTGGATCTCCTGCGCCGGTCCGGTGGGGAGCTGAACCCCGGCTACTTCCGGCGCTCCGCGGTGGCCGGCGTGCTCTGCGTCGGAGACGAGGCGGTGGGGCACCGGTGGGAATTCCCCTACAGCCCCCTGGCCCGGCACCTGGGTCCCAACGCCACCTACTTCGGCAAGGCCTTCGTTCGCCCGGAATTCCGAGGGAAGGGGTACAACCGTGAGCTGCTTCGCTTCATGGAGGGACGCCTCCCCAAGGGCACCCGGATCCTCATGGAGGTCGACCCGGCCAACGTCTCAAGCCAGCGGAGCCTGCTCAGGGCCGGCAGCACCCTGGTGGGCACGCTTCAGGTGATCACCATCTTCACCATCCTGGTACGGGTCCGGATCCGGCCCGCCGCCTAG
- the modB gene encoding molybdate ABC transporter permease subunit produces the protein MDWEAIRLSLRLAGCSVALLLPIGILLAWPLSLGRFRGKVLLEALTSLPLILPPTVLGFYIIVALGPRSPIGAAWEHLTGARLVFSFQGLLLAQVATNLPFFLQPLVASLGGVDRRLLEVAATLGSSPLGVYLRVALPLAWRGLLSAMILSFAHAIGEFGVVLMVGGNLPGTTRTASIALFDQVQAFDMAGANRTALLLLAFALAVLSGTAWLRSRERPWA, from the coding sequence ATGGACTGGGAGGCCATCCGTCTGAGCCTGCGGCTCGCAGGCTGCTCCGTGGCCCTGCTGCTGCCCATCGGCATCCTGCTGGCCTGGCCTCTGTCCCTGGGACGGTTCCGGGGCAAGGTGCTCCTGGAAGCCCTCACGTCCCTGCCCCTCATCCTCCCCCCGACGGTGCTGGGCTTCTACATCATCGTCGCCCTGGGACCCCGCAGCCCCATCGGGGCGGCCTGGGAGCACCTCACGGGCGCGCGGCTCGTCTTCAGCTTCCAGGGCCTGCTCCTGGCGCAGGTCGCCACCAACCTGCCGTTCTTCCTCCAGCCCCTGGTGGCCTCCCTGGGGGGCGTGGACCGGCGCCTCCTGGAGGTGGCCGCGACCCTGGGCTCGAGCCCCCTGGGCGTCTACCTCCGGGTGGCCCTGCCCCTGGCCTGGCGCGGCCTGCTCTCGGCCATGATCCTCAGCTTCGCCCACGCCATCGGGGAATTCGGGGTCGTGCTGATGGTGGGCGGGAATCTGCCCGGGACCACCCGCACCGCCTCCATCGCCCTCTTCGACCAGGTGCAGGCCTTCGACATGGCCGGCGCCAACCGCACCGCCCTCCTGCTCCTGGCCTTCGCCCTGGCGGTGCTCTCGGGCACCGCCTGGCTCCGTTCCCGGGAGCGCCCATGGGCCTGA
- a CDS encoding ATP-binding cassette domain-containing protein, whose protein sequence is MGLRASFTRTFPQGPTIRGELELELGRFSLTVLFGPSGCGKTTLLRCLAGLETPDHGSIRAADATWFGPGPFVSPSRRGIGYVFQDSALFPHLTVAGNIAYGLLGRPREERQRRVEELVELMGLRGLEGRRSRELSGGQKQRVALARALAPRPRLVLLDEPFASLDRSAADLLRHNLRQILRALDVPAVLVTHDPVEALALGDRMLLMDQGRIVRDGAPAAVLAGAGGAPGDQVGAVVRTRVTGTQEGLLRLAAGSAELFAPDPGGAGREAYACIRGEGVSLERGPHGLMTQRNRLPATITGLEPLGALTRVVLDAGFPLHALITTWAAQDLELAAGQEVHALIKASAIQVVPIEEPPGA, encoded by the coding sequence ATGGGCCTGAGGGCGTCGTTCACCAGGACCTTCCCCCAGGGCCCCACCATCCGCGGCGAACTGGAACTGGAGCTGGGCAGGTTCAGCCTCACCGTGCTCTTCGGCCCCTCGGGCTGCGGCAAGACCACCCTCCTGCGGTGCCTGGCCGGGCTGGAGACCCCCGACCACGGCTCCATCCGGGCCGCGGACGCGACCTGGTTCGGGCCGGGCCCCTTCGTCTCCCCTTCCCGGCGGGGCATCGGGTACGTCTTCCAGGACTCGGCGCTCTTCCCCCACCTCACGGTGGCGGGAAACATCGCCTACGGACTCCTGGGCCGCCCCCGGGAGGAACGGCAGCGGCGCGTGGAGGAGCTGGTGGAACTCATGGGCCTCCGGGGCCTGGAAGGCCGGCGCTCCCGGGAGCTCTCCGGCGGCCAGAAGCAGCGCGTGGCCCTGGCGCGGGCCCTGGCGCCCCGGCCCCGCCTGGTCCTGCTGGACGAGCCCTTCGCCTCCCTGGACCGCTCCGCCGCCGACCTCCTCCGCCACAACCTCCGGCAGATCCTTCGCGCCCTGGACGTCCCGGCCGTCCTGGTGACCCACGACCCGGTGGAGGCCCTGGCCCTGGGCGACCGCATGCTGCTCATGGACCAGGGCCGCATCGTGCGGGACGGCGCCCCCGCCGCCGTCCTCGCCGGCGCCGGCGGCGCCCCCGGCGACCAGGTGGGGGCCGTGGTGCGGACCCGGGTGACCGGCACCCAGGAGGGCCTCCTGCGCCTGGCGGCGGGGTCCGCGGAACTGTTCGCCCCGGACCCCGGCGGCGCCGGCCGGGAGGCCTACGCCTGCATCCGGGGCGAGGGCGTGTCCCTGGAGCGCGGCCCCCACGGCCTGATGACCCAGCGCAACCGCCTTCCCGCCACCATCACCGGCCTGGAGCCCCTGGGCGCCCTCACGCGGGTGGTCCTGGACGCGGGCTTCCCCCTCCACGCCCTCATCACCACCTGGGCCGCCCAGGATCTCGAACTGGCCGCCGGCCAGGAGGTGCATGCCCTCATCAAGGCCAGCGCCATCCAGGTGGTGCCCATCGAGGAGCCTCCGGGTGCATAA
- a CDS encoding molybdopterin-binding protein — protein MKLSARNVLKGRITKVNHGAVESEIVIELSPGVEIVSTITKASAEGMGLKPGITAHAIIKASNVIVGVD, from the coding sequence ATGAAACTCAGCGCCCGCAACGTCCTGAAAGGCCGCATCACGAAGGTGAACCACGGCGCCGTGGAATCCGAGATCGTCATCGAGCTCAGCCCGGGCGTGGAGATCGTCTCCACCATCACCAAGGCCTCCGCGGAGGGCATGGGCCTCAAGCCCGGCATCACCGCCCACGCCATCATCAAGGCCTCGAACGTGATCGTCGGCGTCGACTGA